A part of Deinococcus aerolatus genomic DNA contains:
- a CDS encoding response regulator transcription factor produces the protein MKLVIADDHPLFRMGLKYALMHQGFDVVAEAADGLSALDACRTLQPDAALLDIKMPGMTGIEVCERLRMTHPQVVSVLITTFAEPAIVQAARAAGARGYVSKETDPESLARQLRDIVAHPEIDRLPQVDVPRLTPRESEVLPLLAQGYSNKEIAKNLGVSPDTVKDHLARLYAKLDAGDRTQAVSRARSIGLLH, from the coding sequence ATGAAACTCGTTATCGCTGATGATCACCCGCTGTTCCGTATGGGCCTCAAGTACGCCCTGATGCACCAGGGCTTCGACGTGGTGGCCGAGGCCGCCGACGGCCTGAGCGCCCTGGACGCCTGCCGCACCCTGCAGCCCGACGCCGCGCTGCTGGACATCAAGATGCCCGGCATGACCGGCATCGAGGTCTGCGAGCGGCTGCGCATGACCCACCCCCAGGTCGTCAGCGTGCTGATCACCACCTTTGCCGAACCTGCCATCGTACAGGCGGCCCGCGCCGCCGGGGCCCGCGGCTACGTCAGCAAGGAAACCGATCCCGAGAGCCTGGCCCGGCAGCTGCGCGACATCGTGGCCCACCCGGAAATTGACCGCCTGCCGCAGGTGGACGTGCCCCGCCTGACCCCCCGCGAATCCGAGGTGCTGCCCCTCCTGGCCCAGGGCTACAGCAACAAGGAGATTGCCAAGAACCTGGGGGTCAGCCCCGACACCGTCAAGGACCATCTGGCCCGCCTGTACGCCAAGCTGGACGCCGGGGACCGCACCCAGGCCGTCAGCCGCGCCCGCAGCATTGGCCTGCTGCACTGA
- a CDS encoding SRPBCC domain-containing protein → MTSTVPALTSRVEHGKELVLERTFRAPPALVFAAFTQAEHLRHWWGPRGWDLTHCTVDLRPGGRWHYCMKCVDRTQGDFYGMESWGLGIYDEIVAPERLVYTDYFSDADGEITSEMPSSQTMLTFEEVAGGTRVVSRSVYATEDALKTVMEMGMLQGISETWDRLAEHLEAREQNT, encoded by the coding sequence ATGACCAGCACGGTGCCTGCACTGACCTCCCGAGTGGAACACGGCAAGGAACTCGTTCTGGAACGCACGTTCCGGGCTCCGCCCGCGCTGGTGTTTGCAGCTTTTACCCAGGCCGAACACCTGCGCCACTGGTGGGGACCGCGCGGCTGGGATCTCACCCACTGCACGGTGGATCTGCGCCCCGGCGGCCGCTGGCACTACTGCATGAAGTGCGTGGACCGCACCCAGGGCGATTTCTACGGCATGGAATCGTGGGGCCTGGGTATTTACGACGAGATCGTGGCCCCTGAACGGCTGGTCTACACGGACTATTTCTCGGATGCTGACGGAGAGATCACTTCCGAGATGCCTTCCTCGCAGACCATGCTGACCTTTGAGGAGGTGGCGGGCGGCACACGCGTGGTCAGCCGCTCGGTGTACGCCACCGAGGACGCGCTGAAGACCGTCATGGAGATGGGCATGCTCCAGGGCATCAGCGAAACCTGGGACCGGCTGGCCGAACATCTGGAAGCTCGGGAACAGAACACATGA
- a CDS encoding pyridoxal phosphate-dependent aminotransferase, translating into MSSPFALSARALSLKPSSTVAVTSRALELQKAGVDVISMSVGEPDFDTPAHVKAAAIRAIESGKTRYTPVSGIPELREAISAKFRRENGLEYAPDAVTVTSGGKQALFNAFFALLNPGDEVLIPAPYWVSYPEMVALTGAFPVAVPTHPASGFQLDPQALEARVTPMTRMIVLNSPGNPTGAVFTPEVLQAVAGVAQRHNLMIVTDEMYEHLVYDASQVSIGTFAPEHTLTVNGASKAYAMTGWRIGYAGGPKPVIAAMNALQSQSTSNASSVSQYAALAAFQQHEETTQFIEMTLGAYRQRRDRIVAGLNALGLTTPTPQGAFYVMADTTRIHPDELEAARIILDDARVAVVPGTDFAAPGQVRLSYATSMDNIEEVLRRLGELLERRTPAD; encoded by the coding sequence ATGAGCAGCCCCTTTGCCCTGTCGGCGCGTGCGCTGAGCCTCAAGCCCTCCTCGACGGTGGCCGTGACCAGCCGCGCGCTGGAACTGCAAAAAGCCGGGGTGGACGTGATCAGCATGAGCGTGGGCGAGCCAGATTTCGACACGCCGGCGCACGTCAAGGCCGCCGCCATCCGCGCCATCGAATCCGGCAAGACCAGATACACGCCGGTCAGCGGCATCCCCGAACTGCGGGAGGCCATCAGCGCCAAGTTCCGGCGCGAGAACGGACTGGAGTACGCGCCGGACGCGGTGACGGTCACGTCGGGCGGCAAGCAGGCGCTGTTCAATGCCTTCTTCGCCCTGCTCAATCCGGGGGACGAGGTCCTGATTCCCGCGCCGTACTGGGTCAGCTATCCGGAGATGGTGGCGCTGACCGGGGCGTTTCCGGTGGCCGTGCCGACGCATCCGGCCAGCGGCTTTCAGCTGGACCCGCAGGCGCTGGAGGCCCGCGTCACCCCCATGACCCGCATGATCGTGCTGAACAGCCCCGGCAATCCCACGGGCGCGGTGTTCACGCCGGAGGTGTTGCAGGCGGTGGCCGGGGTGGCCCAGCGCCACAACCTGATGATCGTCACCGACGAGATGTACGAGCATCTGGTGTACGACGCCTCCCAGGTCAGCATCGGCACCTTCGCGCCGGAGCATACGCTGACCGTGAACGGGGCCAGCAAGGCGTATGCCATGACCGGCTGGCGCATCGGCTACGCGGGCGGCCCGAAGCCCGTGATCGCCGCGATGAACGCCCTGCAGTCACAGAGCACCAGCAACGCCAGCAGCGTGTCACAGTACGCCGCCCTGGCCGCGTTCCAGCAGCACGAGGAAACCACCCAATTTATCGAGATGACCCTGGGAGCGTACCGCCAGCGGCGCGACCGCATCGTGGCCGGCCTGAACGCGCTGGGTCTGACGACGCCCACGCCGCAGGGGGCCTTCTACGTGATGGCCGACACGACCCGCATCCACCCCGACGAGCTGGAGGCCGCCCGCATCATCCTCGACGACGCGCGGGTGGCTGTGGTTCCCGGCACCGATTTCGCCGCTCCCGGTCAGGTGCGCCTGAGCTACGCCACCAGCATGGACAACATCGAGGAAGTGCTGAGGCGGCTGGGCGAACTGCTGGAGCGCCGCACACCGGCCGACTGA
- a CDS encoding TCR/Tet family MFS transporter, translating to MSKRPAALIFILITALIDVMGIGLIIPVLPGLVKSLAGSEAAGARDIGLLTAAYAVMQFIFAPILGTLSDRYGRRPVLLLSLLGMALDYLLLYFAPSLWWLLIGRLIAGVTGASLTVANAYIADVTPPAGRAKNFGLLGATFGVGFILGPALGGLLGEYGLRTPFLAAAVLSSLNLVYGYFVLPESLPASARGKRLNRKDLNPFTPLKALGEYALLRNLALTFVLLGLAGQVIFSTWVLYTEGVLNWTPLQNGVALAFFGLLTAVVQGGLIGTAIRRLGERRTILLGLMLSTAEFLILSVARSSPVLYASLVVGAGGGLAQPAIQGLISRQVSETEQGRVQGAITSLNSLVGVVGPLVATAVFAYFNGGGAAVRVPGAAFIMGAGFSLAGLFMIWSVLRRTPEQPLLGSVGD from the coding sequence GTGTCCAAGCGTCCCGCTGCCCTGATCTTTATCCTCATCACTGCGCTGATCGACGTTATGGGCATCGGGCTGATCATTCCCGTGCTGCCGGGACTGGTCAAGAGCCTGGCCGGGTCCGAGGCCGCCGGCGCACGCGATATTGGCCTGCTGACCGCCGCCTACGCGGTGATGCAGTTCATCTTCGCGCCGATTCTGGGGACGCTGAGCGACCGCTACGGGCGGCGGCCGGTGCTGCTGCTGAGCCTGCTGGGCATGGCGCTGGACTACCTGCTGCTGTATTTCGCGCCCAGCCTGTGGTGGCTGCTGATCGGCCGCCTGATCGCCGGGGTCACCGGGGCCAGTCTGACGGTGGCGAACGCCTACATCGCCGACGTGACGCCGCCCGCTGGCCGCGCGAAGAACTTTGGTCTGCTGGGCGCTACCTTTGGCGTGGGCTTCATTCTGGGGCCGGCGCTGGGCGGCCTGCTGGGCGAGTACGGGCTGCGGACGCCTTTTTTGGCGGCAGCGGTTCTGAGCAGCCTGAACCTGGTCTATGGCTACTTCGTGCTGCCCGAATCGCTGCCTGCTTCGGCGCGGGGCAAGCGGCTCAACCGCAAGGACCTGAATCCGTTCACGCCGCTGAAGGCCCTGGGTGAATATGCGCTGCTGCGTAATCTGGCCCTGACCTTTGTGCTGCTGGGGCTGGCTGGGCAGGTCATCTTCAGCACCTGGGTGCTGTACACCGAGGGTGTCCTGAACTGGACACCGCTGCAAAATGGCGTGGCGCTGGCTTTCTTTGGGCTGCTGACGGCCGTTGTGCAGGGCGGGTTGATCGGTACCGCGATCCGGCGCCTGGGGGAACGGCGCACCATTTTGCTGGGCCTGATGCTGTCCACCGCCGAGTTCCTGATCCTGAGTGTTGCGCGCAGTTCGCCGGTGCTGTATGCCTCGCTGGTGGTGGGCGCGGGCGGCGGGCTGGCGCAACCGGCCATCCAGGGCCTGATCAGCCGGCAGGTCAGCGAGACCGAGCAGGGTCGCGTGCAGGGGGCAATCACCAGCCTGAACAGTCTGGTGGGGGTGGTTGGCCCCCTGGTTGCCACCGCCGTCTTCGCGTACTTCAACGGCGGCGGCGCGGCTGTGCGCGTGCCCGGCGCGGCGTTCATCATGGGCGCGGGATTCTCGCTGGCGGGCCTGTTCATGATCTGGTCGGTGCTGCGCCGGACGCCGGAGCAGCCGTTGCTGGGCAGCGTGGGCGATTGA
- the clpB gene encoding ATP-dependent chaperone ClpB, which translates to MNPERFTEASAEALNAAQQLAQQSGHQTLTVPHVLRTLTDNDTAARVITTAGGNLQQLRNALDAELNKLPRVQGGGGGLYLDPALSRAFTQADNIAGQFGDSFVAADALLLALCGESKLKELPRDAELNRAITEARKGKTVTNKSSESQFDALNKYGTDLTQRARDGKFDPVIGRDEEIRRAMQILLRRTKNNPVLIGEPGVGKTAIAEGLAIRIISGDVPEGLKNKRIVSLEMGSLLAGAKYRGEFEERLKGVIDEVIASAGEIILFVDELHTIVGAGKTEGSPDAGNMLKPALARGELHLIGATTLDEYREIEKDSALERRFQPVMVNEPTVEDTISILRGIKERYQVHHNVEITDPALVAAATLSERYITDRQLPDKAIDLIDESAARLRMALESSPERIDQLSRRKLQLEIEREALKREKDQDSQNRLLDIEDSLKAITDELTEVRGRWEAERGEVAALREKRESLDAVRTDIERAKRDYDLQRAAELEYGKLPQLEKDVQDLEKKLKGAEFAHMEVTEEDIAAVVSRWTGIPVSKLLEGEREKLLHLEDQLHHRVIGQDRAITSVADTIRRARAGLNDPNRPLGSFMFLGPTGVGKTELAKALAEYLFDSSDAMVRLDMSEYMEKHTVARLIGAPPGYVGYEEGGQLTEAVRRRPYSVLLLDEIEKAHPDVFNVLLQVLDDGRLTDGQGRTVDFRNTLIILTSNVGSPLILEMQASGESADEIREAVLGELQAQFRPEFLNRVDDIIVFDALTAADLHRIVDIQLNGLRKRLAERRVTLHMDDAAKDKLAQIGYDPAFGARPLKRAIAREIETPLAREILQGHVPDNSVLNVEYRDGHFVFDTGVLN; encoded by the coding sequence TTGAATCCCGAACGCTTTACCGAGGCCAGTGCGGAGGCCCTCAATGCCGCCCAGCAACTCGCGCAGCAGAGTGGGCACCAGACCCTGACGGTGCCGCACGTGCTGCGGACCCTGACCGACAATGACACCGCCGCCCGCGTCATCACCACTGCCGGGGGCAATCTTCAGCAACTCCGCAATGCGCTCGACGCCGAGCTGAACAAGCTGCCACGCGTGCAGGGCGGCGGCGGGGGGCTGTACCTCGATCCGGCATTAAGCCGGGCTTTCACCCAGGCCGATAACATTGCCGGACAGTTCGGGGACAGTTTTGTGGCTGCCGACGCGCTGCTGCTGGCGTTGTGCGGCGAATCGAAGTTGAAGGAGCTGCCCAGAGACGCTGAACTCAACCGCGCCATCACCGAGGCGCGTAAAGGAAAAACCGTGACCAACAAATCCAGCGAAAGCCAGTTCGACGCCCTGAACAAGTACGGCACCGACCTGACGCAGCGCGCCAGGGACGGCAAGTTCGATCCCGTGATCGGCCGTGACGAGGAGATCCGCCGCGCCATGCAGATTCTGCTGCGGCGCACCAAGAACAACCCGGTGTTGATCGGGGAACCCGGTGTAGGCAAGACCGCCATCGCCGAGGGCTTGGCCATCCGCATCATCAGCGGCGACGTGCCGGAAGGATTGAAGAACAAACGCATCGTCAGCCTGGAAATGGGCAGCCTGCTGGCCGGGGCCAAGTACCGCGGAGAGTTCGAGGAACGCCTCAAGGGCGTGATTGACGAGGTGATCGCCTCGGCGGGCGAGATCATCCTGTTCGTGGACGAGCTGCACACGATTGTGGGCGCGGGCAAGACCGAGGGCAGTCCGGACGCCGGAAACATGCTGAAGCCCGCGCTGGCCCGCGGCGAACTGCACCTAATCGGCGCGACGACGCTGGATGAGTACCGTGAGATCGAGAAGGATTCGGCCCTCGAACGCCGGTTCCAGCCGGTGATGGTGAACGAGCCGACCGTCGAGGACACCATCTCTATCCTGCGCGGTATCAAGGAGCGCTATCAGGTTCACCACAACGTGGAAATCACCGATCCGGCGCTGGTGGCCGCCGCCACCCTGAGTGAGCGCTACATCACCGACCGGCAGCTGCCCGACAAGGCCATCGACCTGATCGACGAGTCGGCGGCCAGATTGCGGATGGCGCTGGAAAGCAGCCCGGAACGCATCGATCAGCTGTCGCGCCGCAAGCTGCAACTGGAAATCGAGCGCGAGGCCCTCAAGCGCGAGAAGGACCAGGATTCGCAGAACCGCCTGCTGGACATCGAGGACAGTCTCAAGGCCATCACCGACGAGCTGACCGAGGTGCGCGGGCGCTGGGAGGCCGAGCGTGGTGAAGTGGCGGCCCTACGCGAGAAGCGCGAGTCGCTGGACGCCGTACGCACCGACATCGAGCGGGCCAAACGCGACTATGACCTGCAACGCGCCGCCGAGCTGGAATACGGCAAGCTGCCGCAGCTGGAGAAGGACGTGCAGGACCTGGAGAAGAAGCTCAAGGGCGCGGAATTCGCCCACATGGAAGTGACCGAGGAGGACATCGCCGCCGTGGTCAGCCGCTGGACAGGGATCCCGGTTTCCAAACTGCTGGAAGGCGAGCGCGAGAAGCTGCTGCACCTGGAAGACCAGCTGCACCACCGCGTGATCGGTCAGGACCGCGCCATCACCAGCGTGGCCGACACCATCCGCCGGGCGCGGGCCGGGCTGAACGACCCCAACCGTCCGCTGGGCAGCTTCATGTTCCTGGGGCCGACCGGGGTGGGCAAGACCGAGCTGGCCAAGGCGCTGGCCGAATACCTGTTCGACAGCTCTGACGCGATGGTGCGCCTGGACATGTCCGAGTACATGGAAAAGCACACGGTGGCCCGTCTGATTGGGGCACCTCCCGGCTACGTGGGCTACGAGGAGGGCGGGCAGCTGACCGAGGCGGTGCGCCGCCGCCCCTACAGCGTGCTGCTGCTGGACGAGATCGAGAAGGCGCACCCGGACGTGTTCAACGTGCTGCTACAGGTCCTGGACGATGGCCGTCTGACCGACGGGCAGGGCCGCACGGTGGACTTCCGCAACACCCTGATCATCCTGACCAGCAACGTGGGCAGCCCGCTGATTCTGGAAATGCAGGCCAGTGGCGAGAGCGCAGACGAGATCCGCGAGGCCGTACTGGGCGAGTTGCAGGCCCAGTTCCGCCCGGAGTTCCTGAACCGCGTGGACGACATCATCGTGTTCGATGCGCTGACGGCGGCAGACCTGCACCGGATTGTAGACATTCAGCTGAACGGCCTGAGAAAGCGGCTGGCCGAGCGCCGCGTAACCCTGCACATGGACGACGCCGCCAAGGACAAGCTGGCCCAGATCGGCTACGACCCGGCCTTCGGCGCACGCCCCCTGAAGCGCGCCATCGCCCGCGAGATCGAGACGCCGCTGGCCCGCGAGATCCTGCAAGGGCACGTACCGGACAACAGCGTACTGAACGTGGAGTACCGGGACGGTCACTTCGTGTTCGATACGGGCGTACTGAACTAG
- a CDS encoding ArsR/SmtB family transcription factor — protein sequence MNTATFQALADPQRFQMVELLRREPLTVGEIAARLQLRQPQTSKHLRVLSDAGVIDVQASANRRICSLRPDAFRELDDWLASYRQLWEERFDNLDGYLQTLQEQPDPPPPVPSSNTGETS from the coding sequence TTGAACACCGCGACTTTTCAGGCCCTCGCTGACCCGCAGCGTTTCCAGATGGTGGAACTGCTGCGCCGGGAGCCGCTGACCGTGGGCGAGATTGCCGCCCGCCTGCAGCTGCGGCAGCCGCAGACCTCCAAGCACCTGCGGGTGCTGAGTGACGCCGGGGTGATTGACGTGCAGGCCAGCGCCAACCGCCGCATCTGCTCCCTGCGCCCGGACGCCTTCCGGGAACTCGACGACTGGCTCGCCAGCTACCGGCAACTGTGGGAGGAACGCTTCGACAACCTGGACGGCTACCTGCAAACACTTCAGGAGCAGCCGGACCCGCCCCCACCCGTCCCCTCATCCAACACAGGAGAAACCTCATGA
- a CDS encoding MBL fold metallo-hydrolase, with translation MQQALKHGHVRVWSLPTGPLQENAVLVAGAEGEGFLFDPGDDADRILALVRDSGVTVRGILLTHAHFDHIGAVQPVREALRVPVWLHPADLEIYRQGAASAARWSLPFIQPDAPDHEIAQDQAFTAGDLTLGARELPGHAPGHVVFLAGTDGEDGVVVAGDTLFQGGIGRTDLPGGDHPTLMAGIARELLTLPDATTVYPGHGRATTVGAERRSNPFLR, from the coding sequence ATGCAGCAAGCGTTAAAACACGGTCACGTTCGCGTGTGGTCCCTGCCCACCGGTCCCCTGCAGGAAAATGCCGTGCTGGTGGCGGGCGCGGAAGGTGAGGGCTTTCTCTTCGATCCCGGCGACGACGCGGACCGGATTCTGGCCCTGGTGCGCGACTCGGGCGTGACGGTGCGCGGCATCCTGCTGACCCACGCGCACTTCGACCACATCGGGGCGGTGCAGCCGGTGCGGGAGGCGCTGCGGGTGCCAGTGTGGCTGCACCCGGCTGATCTGGAAATCTACCGTCAGGGGGCGGCGTCGGCCGCGAGGTGGAGCCTTCCATTCATCCAGCCGGACGCCCCGGACCACGAGATCGCGCAGGACCAGGCCTTCACGGCCGGAGACCTGACCCTGGGTGCCCGCGAGCTGCCGGGCCACGCGCCGGGACATGTGGTGTTCCTGGCCGGGACCGACGGCGAGGACGGCGTGGTGGTGGCCGGCGACACGCTGTTTCAGGGCGGTATCGGGCGCACCGACTTGCCGGGGGGCGATCACCCCACCCTGATGGCAGGCATTGCGCGCGAACTGCTGACGCTGCCCGACGCCACCACGGTCTACCCCGGTCATGGCAGGGCCACCACCGTCGGGGCGGAACGCCGCAGCAATCCCTTCTTGCGATGA
- a CDS encoding sensor histidine kinase — MSARLTSEHHPEPGLAGRRRAGRNTLRTQFALVIFLLAFLPNLVLTFTAQPNLPAGALLGWMLLVGVLCGMVGYVLSGALLRPLSRLQAEVESGDLPARTDDPAEILALRRAFTDVLDRLGTEQTRRNAFMATLVHDLKTPLIAAGHLTHALTTLPLPEAERREVGTQMQAETQRLLALVQQMADAHRFEREDVSIQRVPTDLRALLDGVARRVQPQTEWGSLTLSVEGHGVALADAQVLERAVTNLAENAIRYAHSRVELSVTPEGLAVADDGPGLGGSLALLAQPFTSQPTAIAGQQYTAGTAGLGLFIARRIAEAHGGELRYTYHPHQLPEHDAASLSASCLPTIFTLTLPEVTP, encoded by the coding sequence GTGAGTGCCCGCCTGACTTCTGAACACCACCCAGAGCCGGGTCTGGCGGGGCGGCGCAGGGCCGGGCGCAACACGCTGCGGACCCAGTTCGCACTGGTGATCTTCCTGCTGGCGTTTCTGCCCAATCTGGTGCTCACCTTCACGGCCCAGCCGAACCTTCCGGCAGGAGCGCTGCTGGGATGGATGCTGCTGGTGGGCGTCCTGTGCGGCATGGTGGGCTACGTCCTGAGCGGCGCGCTGCTGCGGCCCCTGAGCCGCCTGCAGGCAGAGGTGGAGAGCGGTGACCTGCCCGCCCGCACGGATGATCCGGCAGAAATCCTGGCGCTGCGCCGGGCCTTCACGGATGTGCTGGACCGCCTGGGCACCGAGCAGACGCGCCGCAACGCCTTTATGGCGACGCTGGTGCATGACCTGAAAACCCCGCTGATCGCCGCCGGCCACCTCACGCACGCGCTGACCACCCTGCCGCTGCCTGAAGCCGAACGCCGGGAGGTGGGCACACAGATGCAGGCCGAGACCCAGCGGCTGCTGGCGCTGGTGCAGCAGATGGCCGACGCCCACCGGTTCGAACGCGAGGACGTGAGCATCCAGCGCGTCCCCACCGATCTGCGTGCCTTGCTCGACGGCGTGGCCCGGCGGGTGCAGCCGCAGACCGAGTGGGGCAGCCTGACCCTGAGCGTGGAGGGCCACGGTGTTGCGCTGGCCGACGCGCAGGTGCTGGAACGCGCCGTGACCAATCTGGCCGAGAACGCCATTCGCTACGCCCACTCGCGCGTTGAGCTGTCCGTCACCCCTGAGGGGCTGGCGGTGGCCGACGACGGCCCTGGCCTGGGCGGCTCCCTGGCCCTGCTGGCCCAGCCGTTTACCTCGCAGCCCACCGCCATCGCCGGCCAGCAGTACACCGCCGGAACTGCGGGCCTGGGCCTGTTCATCGCCCGCCGGATTGCCGAGGCGCACGGCGGCGAGCTGCGCTACACCTACCACCCCCACCAGCTGCCTGAGCACGACGCCGCTTCCCTGTCCGCATCCTGCCTGCCCACCATCTTCACGCTGACTCTTCCGGAGGTCACCCCATGA
- a CDS encoding nitroreductase family protein, translating into MTATLIQPLTVAEAIESRRSIRKFVQEPINEGDLREILRLAGLAPSAWNAQTWRFAVVQNPEIKAQLQAAAYGQPQIGSAPAVIVVYSDMEDTLNTVEDTAHPGMGEQGRAGQRQTFDGAFGGQDVAQRGQWGLSQANIAFGFLMLAARSLGYDTVPMLGFEPQKVRELLGLPEHVQFAGLLPIGKRAEDGFPHHRHSVERVVKFY; encoded by the coding sequence ATGACCGCTACCCTGATTCAGCCCCTGACCGTCGCCGAGGCCATCGAAAGCCGCCGCAGCATTCGCAAGTTCGTGCAAGAACCCATCAACGAGGGTGATCTGCGCGAGATCCTGCGCCTTGCCGGCCTGGCCCCCAGCGCCTGGAATGCCCAGACCTGGCGCTTTGCCGTGGTCCAGAACCCCGAGATCAAGGCGCAACTGCAGGCTGCCGCCTACGGACAGCCCCAGATCGGCAGTGCGCCCGCCGTGATCGTGGTCTACAGCGACATGGAAGACACCCTGAACACCGTGGAGGACACCGCCCACCCCGGTATGGGCGAGCAGGGCCGCGCCGGGCAGCGCCAGACCTTCGACGGCGCGTTTGGCGGCCAGGACGTGGCCCAGCGCGGTCAGTGGGGCCTCTCGCAGGCCAACATCGCCTTCGGCTTCCTGATGCTGGCGGCCCGCAGCCTGGGCTACGACACCGTGCCCATGCTGGGCTTCGAGCCGCAGAAGGTGCGCGAGTTGCTGGGCCTGCCCGAGCACGTTCAGTTTGCCGGGCTGCTGCCCATCGGCAAACGCGCCGAGGACGGTTTCCCGCACCACCGCCACAGCGTTGAGCGCGTTGTCAAGTTTTACTGA
- a CDS encoding DUF2270 domain-containing protein — protein sequence MPGAGGGPGAVIAPGMTEVSYSTNQANALIHLYRAEVGKMTAWRQRLDMTTNWSVVTSAGLASFALGDQGNSHATFLFAMFMNYFFLRLEARRFRTYEIAHHRVRIMERFFYPAMLGDKVDPGWHQLLLAELSKPRSPMSRNDALGWRLGRNYLWIYAAVLLAWIAKLDLGQPKGYVLSFPDAFALADIGNFPGWVVFAIVSVFYSYLIWLALRAARTYPLEEG from the coding sequence ATGCCGGGCGCCGGCGGCGGGCCGGGCGCAGTGATTGCGCCTGGCATGACGGAGGTCAGCTACAGCACCAACCAGGCCAACGCGCTGATCCACCTGTACCGCGCCGAGGTCGGCAAGATGACCGCGTGGCGTCAGCGCCTGGACATGACCACCAACTGGTCGGTGGTGACCAGCGCGGGTCTGGCTTCCTTCGCGCTGGGGGACCAGGGCAACAGCCACGCCACCTTTCTGTTTGCCATGTTCATGAACTACTTCTTTCTGCGGCTGGAAGCCCGCCGCTTCCGCACCTACGAGATCGCCCACCACCGGGTGCGGATCATGGAGCGCTTCTTTTACCCCGCCATGCTGGGCGACAAGGTGGACCCTGGCTGGCATCAGCTGCTGCTGGCCGAACTGAGCAAGCCGCGCAGTCCCATGAGCCGCAACGACGCGCTGGGCTGGCGGCTGGGCCGCAACTACCTGTGGATCTACGCGGCGGTGCTGTTGGCGTGGATCGCCAAGCTGGACCTGGGCCAGCCCAAGGGCTATGTCCTGAGCTTTCCCGACGCCTTTGCGCTGGCCGACATCGGCAACTTTCCGGGCTGGGTGGTGTTCGCCATTGTCTCGGTGTTCTACAGCTACCTGATCTGGCTGGCCCTGCGCGCCGCACGTACCTACCCGCTGGAAGAGGGCTGA
- a CDS encoding winged helix-turn-helix transcriptional regulator, whose protein sequence is MNTQHVSRGASAVAEKGVTERGFCPVYRAIGVLQEKWVLHIIRSLLDGEKGFNELARAVGGCNSATLTQRLEHLETLAIISKRTEDTHGKLARSVYTLTPVGRELQSVIDAIDTWARAHLLEDQSGVVPTQGC, encoded by the coding sequence ATGAACACTCAACACGTCTCCCGCGGAGCCTCTGCTGTGGCGGAGAAGGGTGTGACAGAGCGGGGCTTCTGCCCGGTCTACCGGGCCATCGGCGTGCTGCAGGAGAAGTGGGTGCTGCACATCATCCGTTCCCTGCTGGACGGCGAGAAGGGTTTCAATGAGCTGGCCCGCGCGGTGGGCGGCTGCAACAGCGCCACCCTGACGCAGCGGCTGGAGCACCTGGAAACGCTGGCCATCATCAGCAAGCGCACCGAGGACACCCACGGCAAGCTGGCCCGCAGCGTCTACACGCTGACCCCGGTGGGGCGCGAACTGCAGAGCGTCATTGACGCCATCGACACCTGGGCCCGCGCCCACCTCCTTGAAGACCAGTCGGGCGTTGTTCCGACACAGGGCTGTTAG
- a CDS encoding VOC family protein, whose translation MNWTLEVVVVPVSDVNRARAFYEAGLGFKVDHDTRMGETRRIVQLTPPGSGCSIVMGTGLTSMAPGSLQGLQLVVSDLRAAHAQLVHRGVEVGPVQVISAAGTRPATDDDALNFTGFVFFKDPDGNGWAIQQIDART comes from the coding sequence ATGAACTGGACGCTGGAAGTCGTGGTGGTGCCCGTCAGCGACGTGAACCGTGCCCGCGCCTTTTACGAGGCCGGGCTGGGCTTCAAGGTTGATCACGACACCCGGATGGGCGAGACCCGGCGCATCGTGCAACTGACCCCGCCGGGCTCAGGCTGTTCCATTGTGATGGGCACGGGGCTGACCAGCATGGCCCCCGGCTCGCTTCAGGGCCTGCAACTGGTGGTCAGCGATCTGCGGGCCGCCCACGCGCAGCTGGTGCATCGCGGCGTGGAGGTTGGCCCGGTTCAGGTGATCAGCGCAGCAGGGACGCGCCCCGCCACCGATGATGACGCCCTGAATTTCACCGGCTTCGTCTTCTTCAAGGACCCCGACGGCAACGGCTGGGCCATTCAGCAGATCGACGCCCGGACGTGA
- a CDS encoding helix-hairpin-helix domain-containing protein, with amino-acid sequence MNPPDVTPWPPPGLSVPVRRALAEEGILTPEQLASHTERQLLALHGLGPAALEPLRGILSQAGLTFAEETP; translated from the coding sequence ATGAATCCACCCGACGTCACCCCCTGGCCCCCACCCGGCCTGTCTGTCCCGGTCCGCCGCGCCCTGGCCGAGGAGGGCATTCTGACCCCGGAACAGCTGGCATCCCACACTGAACGGCAGCTGCTGGCCCTGCACGGCCTGGGACCAGCGGCGCTGGAGCCACTGCGGGGAATCCTGAGCCAAGCAGGCCTGACCTTTGCTGAGGAGACGCCATGA